The genomic stretch CCTGTTGTTCAACTTTACTTGACTTAATTGTTGTATAGCCTGTTGAAGAGTCATTTTCTGTTTCAAATAGGTCTTCCATTGTTAGACCTTTGTATCTGTCATTACCGGCATCAATAACACAAATTGTGCTTGAACCTGATGTTGTAAGATTTAGATTGCTATATTTCTTAGCAAATGATGGATTTGATGAAGTATCTTCATACTTAAATGTAATATGCTTATTTAGAGATGCAATTTCTTTAAAGAACTGATTTGCTTGTGAGAAATATGCAACACCAAAACTTGAGTCATATGAAGTGAAAGTATCTTCATCAGTTAGTAGATAAATGTCAATATCTTGGTTTACATTCTTACAAAGTTTCTTTGTATCATCCTGTAGCTGATACATATTTGAATTTGTAATATCTACTGAAAGAGATGGGAATTTATCTTCCAATACAGATGCAATAATATTTACTGCAACTACACAGGCAAGGAAAACTGCAATAATTGCAATGCTTAACCAGCCCTTTGAGAACTTTCTTGAATGTAAAATCTTTTTGATTTTAGATTGTTTCTTTACTTCAACATCAGAAGTTTCTTCTTTTTCGGTAGCTTCATCTGTAGAAGTTTCATCTGCTTTAATATCTTTTTCGATTTCTGTAGCTAGGAAATCTTCTTTCTTATTTTTCTTAGACAATGTAATACCTCCTTAGCTCCAGCGTCTTTTTTCAAGTACTCTAAGTGTTAAGAAATTAAATAGTGCAATAATTGATAGGAAGAATACAGTATCTGCAACACTTAAAATACCCTTAGTAAAGTTTGAGTAATGGTCAACAAATGAAATACTGGAAATAGCAGTTGAAATCCAAGATACAGAGATTAGCTGAGAAATGCTGTCTATAAAGAAGATTACAAGACCAAAACACATACTGACAATAGCAGAAATAATCATACTTTCTGTTAATGAAGAAATGAAAATATCAATAGAAATCATTGCAGCACCTAAGATAATTGTGCCAAGTAGATTACCTAAAAATACTGACCAGTCAGGTGCACTGTAGAAAGTAAGTGTTAGTGCAAATAAAACATAAATGCCAACACAACAGATAAACATAATCAGTGAACCGAAGAACTTACCGGCAACAATCTCTCCAAGTCCTAACGGAGATGTTAAAAGAGCCTGATCGGTTTTCTGTTTCTTTTCTTCTGAAAAAGTTTTCATTGTAATAATTGGAATTACAAGAACTGTAATCATAAACATATTTGAGAATAAACTTGCCATATCTTTGCTATTTCCTACTATACAGTAGAAGTAGAAGAATAACCCTGCAAAGAAATAATAAACTGCCATTACAACATATCCGATTGCAGAGGTAAAATATGAACTTAATTCTTTCTTTAAAATAGCTGTCATTACTTTTTACCTCCCTTTGATACAGGTTTTGATGTTAGCTTTAGGTATGCTTCTTCAAGACTCATACCACCCTCGTTCATAGTAAGGATAACTGACTTGTTGTTAACCATAGCATTGAAAACACCTTTTCTAATGTCAACACCACTTTCATGTTCAATGTTATATACATTTGTGTTTTCTGCACTTTGTCTTTCAACAGTAATTTTCTGTACACCATGAACATTCTTTAAAGCAGTTGTAACGGAAGCTACAGTACCCTCAACTTCAAGAGTAAGTGTTGACTTACCGGTAATAGCCTTTGAAAGTTCTGATGTTTTTGTATCGGCAACAACCTGACCTTGATTGATAACAACGATTCTGTCACAAATTGCTGAAACTTCTGAAAGAATATGTGAAGAAAAGATAACTGTGTGTTTCTTGCCTAGACCTCTAATCAGACTTCTGAATTCTCTAATCTGTGAAGGGTCAAGACCAACAGTAGGTTCATCAAGAATAAGTACAGGTGGATTGCCAAGTAATGCCTGAGCAAGACCTACTCTCTGACGATAACCTTTTGATAGGTTACGGATAATTCTTGACTGATGGTCAGTTAACTTAGTAACTGCAAGAACTTCATCAATATGAGCCTTCTTAGGAAGTTTTACTTTCTTAATAGAGAACATAAACTCCAAATATTTTCTAACTGTCATATCCATATAAAGTGGTGGCAGTTCCGGAAGATAACCAATCTGGGACTTTGCACCCTTTGGATCTTTCAAAATTTCTGAATCGTTTATGGTTACTGTGCCACTTGTAGAAGAAATGTACCCTGTGATAATATTCATAGTTGTACTTTTACCGGCACCGTTTGGACCAAGAAAGCCTAGTATCTCACCATCATTAACAGTAAAGCTAATGTCGTTTACTGCCTTGATGTCGCCATACTGCTTTACAAGGTTTTTGATTTCAACCATATTTTCAACTCCTTTTCCTTTTAGTAAACTAGATTAATTTCCATAATAATTCTAACAGATTATTAGTTTTTTTCAACAAATCAACTCCAAATGTCACTTTTTATTCATAAAGTTTCAAGTATCTGTCACAATATAAAAAATTCTCTTGTGAAATATAACAAAACCTATCAAAAGATTTTATTGAATGTGACAATGAATTTATTTTAAACTAATTTATATAGTGTTTATTTATTATTTCAATCCGTATTATTATACCATTGAGTGAAGTTTTCTTCAACAAGATAGTATAAATAATAGAAAAACAGAGATACTTAATATAAATAAGGTATGGGCAACATTGTTTGCCTGTTTAGTAGTATAGAGAAAAGAGTGATAGTATAGATTACCTAAAAGCATTTGTTGTTGGTGGGCTTATTTGTGTTGTTGGTCAAATATTAATTGACAAAACAAAATTAACACCGGCAAGAATTTTAACTTCCTTTGTTGTAATCGGTGTACTTCTTGGTGCAGTAGGGCTATACAAGCCTTTAGTTGACTTTGCCGGTAGTGGTGCAACTGTACCTTTATCGGGCTTTGGGTACAATTTATACAAAGGTGTAAAGGAAGCGATTAGTGAAGACGGATGGCTTGGAATATTCACAGGTGGTGCTACTGCATCTGCCGGTGGAATAGCCGGTGCTATATTTTTCGGTTTTTTGGCAGGATTACTGGGAAAACCTCAGGAAAAATCCTAGGAAAATATAGATAAACACTTGATTTTTCCTATATTATATGCTATTATTTAATAGTTAAATATCCTAATGGTAAAGGAGTGGTCAGGACGACCGCTCCTTTGTTATTATAAAGAGGTGATAAAATGGCAAACAAAAAAGGTAACAATACTGCCGGAATGGTATGGGAAATTGCAGAACCTATTGCAAAAGATTTAGGGCTACAACTTTGGGATGTTCGCTATGTTAAAGAAGGTGCACAGTGGTATCTTAGAGTAATCATTGACAAAGAAGATGGTGTAGGCATTGACGATTGTGAGAAAATGTCCAGAGCCTTAGACGCTCCTCTTGATGAAAAAGAGATTGGTCAGAACCAATACATTCTGGAGGTTAGTTCTCCCGGTATTGAGAGAGAACTTGTTCGTGAAGAACATTTTGACCAATTTATCGGTGCTGATGTAATGGTTAAGATGATTAGACCTATTGAGGGTATCGGTAAGGAATTTAAGGGCAAACTTAAATCTGCCGATAAACAAACTGTTACAATTACAGACCACAGTGATGAAAACGAAATTACTATCAATAAAAAAGATACAGTTTATATTAAACTGGATGACTTTGATTTTTAAAAGAAAGGATTTGATTTTGGAATGAATAATAAGGCATTATTTGAGGCATTAAGATCTCTAGAACAAGAAAAAGGCATTTCTATGGATGCTATGATTACACAAATTTCTAAGGCTATTGTTATTGCTTGTAAGAATAACTACGGTGGCAATGATGATGTTGAAATCTCTATGGTACCTGAAAAGAATAGCTTTGATGTTAAGCTAAACAAAGAAGTAGTTGAAGAGGTATTTGACCCTGACTATGAAATTTCTCTTGAAGATGCTCAGAAAATTAAGAAGTCAGCTACTATCGGTGACAAGGTGGCAATTTCACTTGACCCTAAGAACCTAGGTAGAATTGCAGTACAGACTGCTCGTTCAGTTATCCGTCAGGGTATTCGTGATGGTGAAAAGGGTCAGATGCTTGCTGAATTCCAGTCAAAGCAACAGGAAATTGTTACTGCTAAGGTTGAGAGAATCGACCCTGTTTCAGGTGGTATTACAATCAGAATCGGTAAAGCAGAAGCAGTTCTACCTAAGTCAGAACAGATTGGTGACGAAACCTTTAAGGAAGGGGACCTAATCAAGGTTTATATCGTTGATGTGAGAACAACAGACAGAGGTCCTAGAGCATTTATCTCAAGAACTCACCCTGACTTTGTTAAGAGATTATTTGAAACAGAAGTTCCTGAAATTTTTGATGGCGTTGTAGAAATCAAGTCAGTTTCAAGAGAAGCAGGTTCCAGAACAAAGATGGCAGTTTATAGCAATGACAAGACTATTGATGCAGTTGGTTCTTGTATCGGTGCTAAGGGTGCCAGAGTTAACACTATTGTTGAAGAACTTGGTGGAGAAAAGATTGACATTGTTGAATGGTCAGAAGACCCTGCAAAGTTTATTGCAGCTTCCCTATCTCCTGCAACTGTTATTAAGGTTGTTATTGAAGATTTAGAAGGAAAATCTTGCAGAGTTACTGTTCCTGACAACCAGCTTTCACTTGCTATCGGTAACAAGGGTCAAAACGCAAGACTTGCAGCTAAACTAACAGGCTGGAAGATTGATATTCGTCCTGAAAGCGGTTTCTTCGGTGAAGATGAAGAAACAGAAGATGAAGTTCTAATTGATAACACAGAGGACACTACTCCTGAAGAAGTTGAAAACATTGCAACTGAAACTGAAGAAGTAGAAGAAACTGCAGCAGAAGAACCAACAGAAGAAGTTCCTGTTGTTGAAATGAATGTTGACAGCTTTATTGATGACATTTTACGCACAGGTAACGAGGAATAATTTATTTTTTTAATATAATGAAAGGAGGAATTACTGTGAAAACAAAGAAAGTTCCAATGAGAAAATGTTCCGGTTGTGGAAATATGTTTCCGAAGAAAGAACTGGTTAGGGTTGTAAAAGCTCCTGACAAAAAAGACAGTGACGGTAATATAGTAGAAAAAGGTGAAGTTTCTCTTGACCTTACTTCTAAGAAATCCGGAAGAGGTGCTTATGTCTGCAAAAATGTTCAGTGCCTACAAAAAGCCAGAAAAACTAAGAGGATTGACCGTTCATTAGATACAGTCATTCCTTCAGAAATTTATGACCAAATGGAGAAGGAAATTGCAGATGAATGACAGATTACTTTCTATTTTGGGCTTATGCAGACGAGCAGGTAAAATTGTAATTGGCACAGACCCGGTTATTGAGTCTGTTACAACCGGAAAATCTTTTATTGTTCTTATGACAAAGGATTTTTCAGCCAACAGTAAGAAAAACATCCTGAAAGCCTCTAATAACAGTTCAGTTAAAACTTTCGTTATTAACAGAACTAAGGATGAGTTAGGTATGGCAATCGGCAAGTATTGTGCAGTTGTCAGCATAACAGACAGAGGTTTTTCTGATAAAATTCAAGAGTTAATCTTGAAAGAGCAAGAACAGGAGGAATGAAACTATGATGATTAAATATAAGGTTAATGAGGTTGCTAAGGACCTTGGCGTTAACAGTAAGAAAGTTATCGAAGTGCTTGATAAATATTGTGGCGTACAGAAGAAAACTACAACTACTCTGGAAGAAAATGAGCTAAATGTTGTTTTCGATTACTTTACTCAGGACAAAAATCTTGATAACTTAGATGCTTACTATGCAAAGAGAAACGCAGGTATTGAAGAAGCAGAAAAGAAGAAAGACGAAGAAAAGAAAAAGAGAAAAGAAGAACATAAACGCCAAAAAGCCGAACAAGCTAAAAAACAGGGCAAAGCTCCTGCACAACAAGAGAAAGAACACCAAGCTCCTAGAAGAAAGGAAAGCCGTGTTATTGATACATCAGCAGTTGTTGTTAATGTTGATAAATACAACGAAAAGTACGACAATATGGCTGACTCTAAGATGAACAGAAGTGACAGAAATAAAAGTCAGGTTAAGAAGCAGAAGATTAACCAACGTTCACAGCAGAGAAAGAAAAGACAAGGTAAGAGAGAAACAGAACAGGAAAGACTAAAGAGAATTGCAGCAGAAAGAAAGGCAAAGCCTATTACTGTTCAGATTCCTGAGGAAATTGTTGTTCAGGAACTTGCTTCTCGTCTAAAGGCTACTGTTGCCGAAGTTGTTAAGAAAGCATTCTTAATGGGTACAATGGTTACTGCTACAGATACTATTGACTTTGATACTGCTTCTCTAATTGCTATGGAATTCCATGCAAAGGTAGAGAAAGAAGTTGTTGTTACAATCGAAGAACAGATTATTGATGACACAGAAGATGATGATGCAAATCTAGTACCAAGAGCTCCGGTTGTTGTAGTTATGGGTCATGTTGACCATGGTAAAACATCTATCCTTGATGTTATCCGTCATGCAAATGTTACATCTTCCGAAGCCGGTGGTATTACTCAGCACATTGGTGCTTACAGAGTTCAGGTTAACGGCAAGGATATTACATTCCTAGATACTCCGGGTCATGAAGCATTTACAACAATGCGTGCAAGAGGTGCAATGGCTACAGATATTGCTATTCTTGTTGTTGCTGCCGATGATGGTATTATGCCACAGACAGTAGAAGCTATTAACCACGCTAAGGCTGCCGGTGTTTCTGTTGTTGTTGCTATTAACAAGATGGATAAACCGGGTGCTAACCCAGAAAATGTAAAACAACAGCTAACTGAATATGAACTTGTACCTGAAGAATGGGGTGGTGATACACCTTGTATTCCTGTTTCTGCAAAGACTAAGGAAGGTATCCCTGATCTACTTGAAATGGTACTTCTAATTGCTGAAATGAAGGAACTAAAGGCTAACCCTGACCGTCAGGCAAAGGGTTGTGTTATTGAAGCAAGACTTGATAAGGGTAGAGGTCCAATCGCTACAATGCTTGTACAGAACGGTACACTTCACCAAGGTGATATTGTTGTTGCCGGTACTGCAGTTGGTAGAGTTAGAGCAATGACTAACGATAGAGGCAGAAAAGTTAAGGAAGCAGGTCCATCAGTTCCTGTTGAAATTACAGGTCTTGATGAAGTTCCACAGGGTGGCGACATTTTCAATGCCGTTTCTGATGAAAGACTTGCTCGTCAGCTTGTTGAACAGAGAAAAGCTAAGGCTAAGGAAGAACTATTTAATTCAAGAACTAAGGTTACACTTGATAACCTATTTGACCAGATGAAACAAGGCGAAATGAAAGAACTTCAGATTATCGTTAAGGCTGATGTTCAGGGTTCTGTTGAAGCAGTTAGACAGTCACTTGAAAAGCTATCTAATGATGAAGTAAGAGTTAATGTTATCCACGGTGGTGTTGGTGCTATTAACGAAAGTGATGTTATGCTTGCTAATGCAAGTAATGCAATCATTGTTGGCTTTAATGTTAGACCTGATGCTACTGCAGTAGCAAATGCAGAGAGAGAATCTGTTGATATTCGTCTATATAGCATTATTTATAACTGTATTGAAGAAATTGAATCAGCTATGAAGGGTATGCTTGCTCCTAAGACAAGAGAAGTTGTAATCGGTAATGCTGAAATCCGTAACATTATCAGAATCAAGAGTGTTGGTGTTGTTGCCGGTTCTTATGTTAAGAACGGTACTATCAAGAGAAATGCTCAGGTTAGAGTTATTCGTGACGGTGTTGTTATTGCTGATGATACAATCGCTTCACTACAGAGATTTAAGGATGCAGTTAAGGAAGTAAACGAAGGTTATGAATGTGGTATTTGCCTAGAAAAATACAACGACCTTCGTGAAGGTGATATTTTTGAAGTGTATGAAATTCAGGAGTATCGTGAAGACTAATAACAGTCTATTGTAAAAGAGGAAATTAATATGTCAGGACACCGAATTGATAGAACAACTGAAGATATTAAAAGAGAACTAACTGATATTTTTAAGTCAGTAAAAGACCCTAGAGTTGCCGATTGCTTTATTTCTATTATCAGAGTTGAGGTTACTAATGACCTTAGCTATTGCACAGTATATTTCAGTGTAATTGAAGGTATGGAAAGAGCAAAGGAAGCACTAAAGGGACTGAAATCTGCTACAGGTTATATCAGAAGAGAACTTGGTCACAGACTTCATTTGCGTCATACTCCGGAGCTTATCTTTAAGGCTACCGATAGTATTGAATACAGTGCTAACATTAGCCGTATTCTAAATGACCTTGATATTAAAGAAGATGAGGACCAAGATGAAGCTTGATAATGTAGCTAAAATTTTACAAGAAAAAAATAATATTGAAATTTTAACTCACCATTATCCTGATGGAGATACCCTAGGTTCTGCTTATGGTCTTTGTAAGGCTTTACAAGATATGGGCAAAAATGCAAGGGTAATCCTTAGTGGTAAGGCTGCTACAAAGTTTGATTATCTAAAAGATGGAGTAAAGGAAAATTCCTTTACTCCGGAATTTATTATGTCTGTTGATGTAGCAGCACCTCAGCTTTTGGGGGATAATGAGGAAAGTTATAGCAACAAAATTCAGTTATGTATTGACCACCATGGCAGTAATTCTTTAGGTGTAGAGGATAGTTATATTGACGCTACAGCAGCATCTACTTGTGAGATTATCTTTGACTTAATCAACCTAATGAATGTAAAGATTACTAAGGAAATTGCAAACTGCCTATATACAGGTGTCAGTACAGACACAGGTTGCTTTATGTACACAAATACTACTGCAAAAACTCATATGATTGCAGCAAAACTAATTGAATGTGGTGCTGATTTTGCAGTTATCAACAGAGCAATGTTTGAAACCAAAACAAAGCAGAAACTTGCCCTTGAAAGAATGGTTTATGATACTTTGGACTATTACTATGACGGCAAACTTGCTATTATTTACACCACCCTTGCAATGCAAGATAAGCTAAACTTAGGTGATGACCAAATGGAAGGTTTGGCATCAATTCCTAGACAAATTGACGGTGTAAAGATGGGCATTACTATTAGAGAAAAACAGGATAATGTATTTAAAATTTCTGTTAGAACTAACGGTGATACCGATGCTTGTGAATTCTGCAAAAAGTTTGGTGGTGGTGGCCACAAGGCTGCCTCAGGTTGTGCAATTAACGGAACACTTGAAAGTGTAAAACAACAACTTATTGATGCAGCGAAAGAGATACTACAATGAACGGTGTAATTGTAATAAACAAGCCAATGGACTTTACTTCATTTGATGTTGTGGCAGTAATGAGAAAAGCCCTTGGCATTAAGAAAATCGGTCATTTAGGTACACTTGACCCTAATGCTACAGGTGTACTTCCTCTAGTTGTAGGAAACGGCACAAAGGCTCAGGACTTAATTACCAATCACGATAAAGGCTATGTGGCTACCTTTCAATTTGGAAAGAAAACCGATACCCTAGACATTTGGGGTAAGGTACTAAAGGAAGAAAAAACCTCTTTCACTACAGAGGAAGTTAAGGAAAAACTAAAAGATTTTCAAGGCGAAATCTATCAGCTACCACCTATGTACTCAGCTATTCAGATAAACGGTCAGAGACTTTATGACTTAGCAAGAGCAGGTAAAACTGTTGAAAGAGAAAAAAGAAAAGTAACAGTTTATTCCATAGAACTTCTTGATTTTGATGAAGAAAATCAAAGTGGTAAGTTGGAAATCAAGTGTAGCAAAGGCACATACATAAGGACAATTATTGATGACCTTGGTGAAAGTTTAGGTTCTTGTGCAGTTATGACTTCACTTATTAGAACCGAGGCTTGTGGCTTTACCCTTGAAGATGCAATTGACTTGCAGAGAGCTAGGGAACTAGAGGACTTCACACCGTACATTAAAAGTGTGGAAAGTCTGTTTATGAACTACGGTTATGTGAAAATTACAGAACCACAGGCAAGAAGATTCTCTAACGGTGGTGCATTGGATAAGAATAGAACTTACCTTGAAAAAATGCAACCTAAAGAGGACACAATCCTAAGAGTTAGGGATAACAATAATCAGTTTATCGGCTTAGGTATCGTTAAAGGTGACGAACTAAAAATTTATAAACTTTTCAAAACAAATTAGTTTTCCACATTTTAAGAGTACAATATGGAAAACTTTTGATTTTATTAATCATTATTTTTTCAAAACCTTTATAAGAATAACAACTGTAAAGCTATTTTTATATTCATTTATGTATAAGTAATTTTATTTATAAGTAATATTCGTTTTATTACATTGAATATATAAATTAAATATGTGATTAAAAAATATATGTATGCGATTTAAAAATATATGTAATTAAAAAATTAACCGACTTTAGTAATCTATCCTAAAGTCGGTTTTTTAATTTGTTTTGAAGATTAAAGGAAATTAACTTTAAAAATTTGGGTTTTTCAATTTTGTTTCTGCGTTACGGTAAATTAATTTTGCAAATTTGGGTTTGTGGGGATATTTTAATATTTAAAAGTGTAAACTATGTCCTTTCTCTCTTGTATACCAAGTTATTGCACAATTAATAATATAACAATATTATGTAGCATAAACAGTACCGATTTTTATATCATATTATGGCTCACAGTCGTAGGGGCGAACAGTTAAGTAAGCATCAAAGAAAACGAGCCATAGGCGAAGTTTGATTTGCTAATGCGAACTTATGCAAAAGTTTTTTATATAAAAACTTTTGTAGTGAAGCCCGTAAAAAAAGTGTGATACCTATGGGATTATTGTCTTGTTTACAGACTAAATATTTATAATATCTACATAGGGCATAATACATTTATTTAGGAAAATTTGTTACGGGACATCAATGATGTCCCCTACACCTGTTAGCCACACTTTAACGATGGTATAAGGTATGATAATTTTGCAAATTTTCCTTTATACTCAACTAAATTTATAACAAATTTACCTTAACC from Ruminococcus bovis encodes the following:
- the spoVAE gene encoding stage V sporulation protein AE, producing MDYLKAFVVGGLICVVGQILIDKTKLTPARILTSFVVIGVLLGAVGLYKPLVDFAGSGATVPLSGFGYNLYKGVKEAISEDGWLGIFTGGATASAGGIAGAIFFGFLAGLLGKPQEKS
- a CDS encoding ribosome maturation factor RimP yields the protein MANKKGNNTAGMVWEIAEPIAKDLGLQLWDVRYVKEGAQWYLRVIIDKEDGVGIDDCEKMSRALDAPLDEKEIGQNQYILEVSSPGIERELVREEHFDQFIGADVMVKMIRPIEGIGKEFKGKLKSADKQTVTITDHSDENEITINKKDTVYIKLDDFDF
- a CDS encoding ABC transporter permease, translating into MTAILKKELSSYFTSAIGYVVMAVYYFFAGLFFYFYCIVGNSKDMASLFSNMFMITVLVIPIITMKTFSEEKKQKTDQALLTSPLGLGEIVAGKFFGSLIMFICCVGIYVLFALTLTFYSAPDWSVFLGNLLGTIILGAAMISIDIFISSLTESMIISAIVSMCFGLVIFFIDSISQLISVSWISTAISSISFVDHYSNFTKGILSVADTVFFLSIIALFNFLTLRVLEKRRWS
- the nusA gene encoding transcription termination factor NusA, with product MNNKALFEALRSLEQEKGISMDAMITQISKAIVIACKNNYGGNDDVEISMVPEKNSFDVKLNKEVVEEVFDPDYEISLEDAQKIKKSATIGDKVAISLDPKNLGRIAVQTARSVIRQGIRDGEKGQMLAEFQSKQQEIVTAKVERIDPVSGGITIRIGKAEAVLPKSEQIGDETFKEGDLIKVYIVDVRTTDRGPRAFISRTHPDFVKRLFETEVPEIFDGVVEIKSVSREAGSRTKMAVYSNDKTIDAVGSCIGAKGARVNTIVEELGGEKIDIVEWSEDPAKFIAASLSPATVIKVVIEDLEGKSCRVTVPDNQLSLAIGNKGQNARLAAKLTGWKIDIRPESGFFGEDEETEDEVLIDNTEDTTPEEVENIATETEEVEETAAEEPTEEVPVVEMNVDSFIDDILRTGNEE
- a CDS encoding ABC transporter ATP-binding protein; the protein is MVEIKNLVKQYGDIKAVNDISFTVNDGEILGFLGPNGAGKSTTMNIITGYISSTSGTVTINDSEILKDPKGAKSQIGYLPELPPLYMDMTVRKYLEFMFSIKKVKLPKKAHIDEVLAVTKLTDHQSRIIRNLSKGYRQRVGLAQALLGNPPVLILDEPTVGLDPSQIREFRSLIRGLGKKHTVIFSSHILSEVSAICDRIVVINQGQVVADTKTSELSKAITGKSTLTLEVEGTVASVTTALKNVHGVQKITVERQSAENTNVYNIEHESGVDIRKGVFNAMVNNKSVILTMNEGGMSLEEAYLKLTSKPVSKGGKK
- the rbfA gene encoding 30S ribosome-binding factor RbfA, producing MSGHRIDRTTEDIKRELTDIFKSVKDPRVADCFISIIRVEVTNDLSYCTVYFSVIEGMERAKEALKGLKSATGYIRRELGHRLHLRHTPELIFKATDSIEYSANISRILNDLDIKEDEDQDEA
- the rnpM gene encoding RNase P modulator RnpM codes for the protein MKTKKVPMRKCSGCGNMFPKKELVRVVKAPDKKDSDGNIVEKGEVSLDLTSKKSGRGAYVCKNVQCLQKARKTKRIDRSLDTVIPSEIYDQMEKEIADE
- the truB gene encoding tRNA pseudouridine(55) synthase TruB, whose translation is MNGVIVINKPMDFTSFDVVAVMRKALGIKKIGHLGTLDPNATGVLPLVVGNGTKAQDLITNHDKGYVATFQFGKKTDTLDIWGKVLKEEKTSFTTEEVKEKLKDFQGEIYQLPPMYSAIQINGQRLYDLARAGKTVEREKRKVTVYSIELLDFDEENQSGKLEIKCSKGTYIRTIIDDLGESLGSCAVMTSLIRTEACGFTLEDAIDLQRARELEDFTPYIKSVESLFMNYGYVKITEPQARRFSNGGALDKNRTYLEKMQPKEDTILRVRDNNNQFIGLGIVKGDELKIYKLFKTN
- a CDS encoding L7Ae/L30e/S12e/Gadd45 family ribosomal protein, with translation MNDRLLSILGLCRRAGKIVIGTDPVIESVTTGKSFIVLMTKDFSANSKKNILKASNNSSVKTFVINRTKDELGMAIGKYCAVVSITDRGFSDKIQELILKEQEQEE
- a CDS encoding DHH family phosphoesterase — translated: MKLDNVAKILQEKNNIEILTHHYPDGDTLGSAYGLCKALQDMGKNARVILSGKAATKFDYLKDGVKENSFTPEFIMSVDVAAPQLLGDNEESYSNKIQLCIDHHGSNSLGVEDSYIDATAASTCEIIFDLINLMNVKITKEIANCLYTGVSTDTGCFMYTNTTAKTHMIAAKLIECGADFAVINRAMFETKTKQKLALERMVYDTLDYYYDGKLAIIYTTLAMQDKLNLGDDQMEGLASIPRQIDGVKMGITIREKQDNVFKISVRTNGDTDACEFCKKFGGGGHKAASGCAINGTLESVKQQLIDAAKEILQ
- the infB gene encoding translation initiation factor IF-2, encoding MMIKYKVNEVAKDLGVNSKKVIEVLDKYCGVQKKTTTTLEENELNVVFDYFTQDKNLDNLDAYYAKRNAGIEEAEKKKDEEKKKRKEEHKRQKAEQAKKQGKAPAQQEKEHQAPRRKESRVIDTSAVVVNVDKYNEKYDNMADSKMNRSDRNKSQVKKQKINQRSQQRKKRQGKRETEQERLKRIAAERKAKPITVQIPEEIVVQELASRLKATVAEVVKKAFLMGTMVTATDTIDFDTASLIAMEFHAKVEKEVVVTIEEQIIDDTEDDDANLVPRAPVVVVMGHVDHGKTSILDVIRHANVTSSEAGGITQHIGAYRVQVNGKDITFLDTPGHEAFTTMRARGAMATDIAILVVAADDGIMPQTVEAINHAKAAGVSVVVAINKMDKPGANPENVKQQLTEYELVPEEWGGDTPCIPVSAKTKEGIPDLLEMVLLIAEMKELKANPDRQAKGCVIEARLDKGRGPIATMLVQNGTLHQGDIVVAGTAVGRVRAMTNDRGRKVKEAGPSVPVEITGLDEVPQGGDIFNAVSDERLARQLVEQRKAKAKEELFNSRTKVTLDNLFDQMKQGEMKELQIIVKADVQGSVEAVRQSLEKLSNDEVRVNVIHGGVGAINESDVMLANASNAIIVGFNVRPDATAVANAERESVDIRLYSIIYNCIEEIESAMKGMLAPKTREVVIGNAEIRNIIRIKSVGVVAGSYVKNGTIKRNAQVRVIRDGVVIADDTIASLQRFKDAVKEVNEGYECGICLEKYNDLREGDIFEVYEIQEYRED